AACATCACCAACGGCACCAATAGCGAGTCCGCAAGTGAGGACTCGAATCTGGTCTACGCTGCGGCGGGCTTCAACTTCCTCGCCGACTCCACGAAGAGCGCGATCGGCACCCAGATCGGCGGCAAGGCGTCCAACATCGCGCCTGGCTCGCAGACCCTCGAACTCCAGGCCGTGAGGACCAGTGATGACACGGGCCAGTGCGAGTCCTTCCTCACCGGATCCAATACCATTCAACTCGCCTTCGAGTGCGAGAACCCGACGACGTGTACGACGAACGACGTGACCATCAATGGCACGGCGATCCAGGACAATGGTAACGGCGCGTCGCTGACCTATACCGATGTGAGCCTTGACTTCGGAACGACCAGCGACACGACCGCGACCCTGGTCTTCTCCTATCCCGATGTCGGCCAGCTGCAACTCCACTCCAAGCTGACCCTCTCTCCCTCCGGCGAGAACCTTCTGGGATCGAGCAATTCATTCGTCTCTCGGCCTTTCGGATTGCGGATTGCGGCGACCGGAAACACAGGCACGACGACCGCAGCCGGAACGATCTATCGCAGCGCGGGAAGCGACTTTCCGGTGTCGGTGGGAGCCGTTCTGTGGCAGAGCGCGGATGACTCGAACTCAGATGGCATACCCGACGGGCACAACGACACGACCGCCACGAACAACGCGACGCTATCGGACAACACCGCCGCGCTGAATTTCGGTCAGGAGACGACCGCGGAAGGCGTGGCCGTCTCGGCGACACTGCTCGCTCCCAGTTCGGGAAACAACCCCGGACTCGGCGGAGGCACGACGATCTCCAGCTTCACCAGCGGAGTCGGCAGCAACTCGAACATCTACTGGGATGAGGTCGGACTGATCGAGATCACCGGCACCCCGGCCGACGGAAACTATCTGGGCATTGGAACGACCGAGACCGCGAAGATCGTCGGTGCGTCCGGTTACGTGGGCCGCTTCACACCCTACGACTTCGCGATGTCCTATAACACCCCCCAGTTCGCGACGACCTGCAATGCGGGCGGATTCTCCTATCTCGGTGCGAGTTTCGGCTACACGACCGATCCGGTCCTGACGGTCACGGCGCAGAGCCTGCACTCCACCACAACGCAAAACTACACGGGTTCCTGGTTCAAACTAACGGGTGGGGCCCTGACCGGATTGAGCTACGCCGCAGGAAGCGGCACGCTACTGGGCGGAAACCCGAACACACCGACCATCGCCGACGCGGGATCCGGTGTCGGCACTCTGACTTTCGACAACGGGCCCTCTCTGAGTTTCCAGCGTGGGTCTCCGATCACACCGTTCAACGCCGAGATCAGTCTGTCGTTGAATGTGATCGACAGCGATTCCGTGGCCTTCAGTAGCAACCCCGCGCGCTTTTCAAACACGACGACCGGCATGGCTTTCGACGCCGGTAAAGAGATGCGCTTCGGGATTCTGATACTGGAAAATTCACACGAATCCGAACTCGTCGCCCAACAGGTTCCGTTCCAGAGTCAGTACTTCAATGGGTCGTATTTCCTTTCGAACACCAGCGATAGCTGCACGACTGTATCGACGGCGAATCTGAGTCAAACTCCCAGCCCCGGCACACTTTCCAGCACTCCCAGCATCGCGAACAGCCCGCTCCTTTCAGGAAATGCGGGTCTTCAGATGAGCGCACCGGGAGTGGGCGTCACCGGCTACACCGATCTCGTGTTCGACCTCTCGGTGACGGGAGCCGATATGAGCTGGCTAGCCATCGACAGCGACGGTGACGGCACCTACGCGGAAAACCCCGGCTCGCGCGTCACCTTTGGCGTGTACCGGGGATCCGACTCCATCATCTACGTGCGCGAGATCTACTGACGCACGGTATTCCAGATTTTCTGCGAAACCACGTAGCTCCCCCGGACGTGTAGAATCCTCGGACTCAGAGTCTGGAGGATGAGTTGGCGAGAAGACAGGAACAGGAAACAGCACGGGGTGAGGTCACGGAAGTCGACCGCAACATCTTGCGGATGGAACTTCCGATTCAATTGCCCGGCCTGGGTCATGTGAACTGTTATGCCATCGTGGATTCAGAAGGTGCGGCCATTGTGGATCCGGGCCTTCCGGGTCCATCATCGTGGCGCGCGCTACAGGATCGCTTGAAGCAGGCGGGCCTGGCGACGCGCAATATCCACTCGGTGATCATCACGCATTCACACCCGGATCACTTCGGTGGAGCGGCGCGCTTTGCGAAGGAGGCCGGCGCACAGGTGATCGCGCATCGGCAGTTTTCTTTCGGTCCCATGGCAGCCGCCGAGCAGAAGCCGGAAGTCTCGGTCGAAGATGTGACCGCACAGAGCGAGGCCCGGGAGCAGGACGTCGAGAACGACGAAGACAGCGATACCCGCGATCTCCCTTCGACACCTCACTCCCATTCGCACTCCGGTGGATCCACGATGCAATGGAGTGAAAAGACGCCCTGGGGTGGCGTGCGTCCGCGTCCACCCCTCAAGACCCGTCTGCGCTGGCGAGTACTGAAGGCGTTCGGTCGCACATCCATCGTTCCGAATATCTCCCATCCGGTCGATCACGGCGACGTCGTGCACCTGGGCGGGCGTGAATGGTTCGTGGTGCACACACCCGGCCATACGCCGGATCACTTCTGCCTGCACGATCCGGTCGACGGTGTGTTCCTGGCCGGGGACCACGTCCTGCCGACCATCACACCCCATATCTCGGGCCTCGGTGGATCGGAAGACAATCTCAGTTCGTTCTTCTACTCGCTGGACCGCGTCAGCGAACTGTCCCATGTCCAAAAGGTTCTTCCGGCACACGGCCACCCGTTCTCGGATCTGCGCGAGCGCAGTCTGGCCATCAAGCGCCACCACTTCGATCGGCTCGACAAGATCAAGGAGATCGCTCGCGAGATCGGCCCGGGTACCGTCGAAGCCTTCTCCAAGCAGTTGTTCAAGGAGCGAAGCTGGGGCCCCATGGCGGAAAGCGAAACCTTCGCGCACCTGGAGCATCTGCGAATCGCCGGGGAAGCGGAGCGCCATAGCGATGAGGAAGGCTGCTACGTGTATGTAATCTAGCCCTCTTGCTTCAGCAGAAGAGCTGCGGAATTCATGCAGTAGCGCATCCCCGTCGGCTGGGGGCCATCGGGAAAGACATGCCCCAGGTGGGCTTCGCAGCGCTTGCATTTTACTTCGATGCGTACGATTCCGCGGCTATGGTCTTCGTGTTCCGCGACGCATCCCGGCTCAATCGGCTCGAAGAAGCTGGGCCATCCCGTTCCAGAGTCGTACTTCGCTTCCGAACTGAACAACTCGGCACGGCAGCCCACGCACTCGTAGGTTCCCGGAATCTTGCAGTCGTGGTACTTGCCCGTGAAAGCCTGTTCGGTTCCCTGCTGGCGCGTGACTTCGTACTGGTCTGGAGTCAATTCAGCACGCCACTCTGTATCCGACTTTTCGACTTTGTCTGCCATGTAGATAACCTCCAATCACATTCGCGTCAGAAACTCGCACATCGGAATCCGCTAGAAAGTGATCGTTCTTACGACCTCGAACTCATAGATCAGGGCGGCCCCACCGGGTACGAGCGGCGGCTTCCCTACGTCCCCGTGGGCGAGGTCCGCTGGGCAAAACAGCTTGTACTTGCCTCCAACGCGCGTTCCCGGAAGGCCGTAGGTCCAGCAGGGGATCGCGGTCTCCAGATTGATCGTAGTGATCCCGTCGACTCCCCTGCCCTGACTCGTATCGATTCGCTTGCCGGTTCGAAGCGTGCCTTCGTAGACGACGGACACGATGTCCTGTTTGCGGATCACTGACCCGGTACCCTCTTTGACCGTCTGACGGACCCAGCCTTCATCCCCTTTGATGGAACTCGGATCCGATGCGCGCAGCGACAAGAACACCGCCGAGCGTTTGCGCTCTTCGGCTGCCGCCGTCGCCCTTCTCTTCTTGAGCATCGCATTCAGTTTTCCGCCGTACCCTTCCCCGGATACGACGGGCTCTTTGCCCAGAGTTCCATCGCGAAAACCCATTTCAACGAGGGGAAGCTCTTCTTCGGTCAGATCGAACTGAGAAAACGTCTGGGCAATATGCAGTCCGAGTGCGTAGAAGGTCTTCTCCTCATCGGTCGTAGGCGACTGTGTTACAGGCTGAGGCGAACAGGCCCCGCATGCGAGAACCGCCGCAAGGAGGATCCGGGAGTTGATGGTTCGAGGTTGACTCATTTCGGCTCTCCTGCAATCGGACTATGCGTCGAGTCGGTAGGCACGGCCGTCACGCACGATCCGCCCTGCGGTAGGCGTGGCGAAATGCGTACCGACGATCAGAACCGAGCCATCCGCGTAGCGCTCCAGAAACTTGAGGCGCGTCTTCCTGGCCTCCTCGGCGTCGTAATCGAAAGCACATGCCCAATCGGGGCGGGCCATCTGACAGGGATGGTGAATCATATCGCCGGTGATAACCGCTTGTTCGCCACGCGATGAGATACCGACGCTGACGTGTCCCGCCGTGTGTCCCGGAGTCGGCACGAGCCGGACTTCGTCGGTGAGGACGTGATCCGCTTGCACGAGGTCGACGAGTCCCGCGTCGAAGACGGGTCGCACCGAGTCGGCCATGATCTCCTGGAATTCCTCGCCTTGTTCCTTGTCCCAGTACTCCCACTCCTTTTCCCCGATCAAATAGCGGGCATTCGGGAAGGTCGGCACCCACTTCCCATCGAGCATCATGGTATTCCAACCCACGTGATCGACATGAAGATGAGTACAGACGACCCGGTCGATGCTCTCCCGAGCGTGACCGGCCGCCGCAAGATCCTGAAGAAAGGGACCCGTGCGCATGTTCCAGTCGCGCACCCCGCGCTTCTTGTCGTTTCCCAGGCAGGTGTCTACGAGGATTCGCTTCCCCTGGCTCTCTACGATGAGAGCATGGATGCTCATGATGAGCTTGCCGTCGGCATCCAGAAAATTCGGTTTCAACCAATCGATCTTCTGCACGCTTTCGGGAACGGCATCGGGTAGCACGAATGAACCGATGCTGGCGGTCTCGAGTTCGATCACCCGCGTGATCGTCACGTCGCCGATTCTCCACTGGTTCAATTCAGACTCCTTTGGCCGGTTGGGAAGCGCCGGCATGATACGCCTTCAGACCGGGTCCGGGGGGCTCAGTACACCGCGCTCTTCGAGCTCGCGAACGGTCTCGCTATCGTAACCGAGCCACTCGGAAAGAACGGATTCGTTGTGCTCGCCGCGCCGTGGAGCCGGTCCACGCACTCGATTCTCGGCGGCCGAAAAGCGCGCCGGTGGCCGCACGACGGGTCGTGTGCCTCCCCGGCGATCGTCGACCTCGACGAGCAATTGGCGTTCTTTCGCGAGGCTTCCGGTCGCCGCATCGACGAGCGAGACGACGGGGGCACAGGCAATGCCCGATTCGGCGAGACGCTGCAGCGCACTCTCGCGTGAGGGCCGGCGCGTCATCCACGCCTCGATGGCCTGGTGGCGAACACGCACCTTGGTTTCGAGATCCGCACCCTCCGGAGTCGGGTCCTCGAGATCCGGCTGTGCATCGGCGAGCAGCCGCCACACGTGTTGCACCGATCCGGCAGTTGCAATCGCTCCGTGAGCACCCGCGTCGTAGATCGGATTCATGATGCGATCCTCGGGCGGATCCAGAAATGCGTTCGCCAGGGAGTTGTAGGTGCTCAACACCGCATCGAACATCGGCACCTCGACGCGCTGACCGACCCCAGTCGCCTCGGCCGTCCGAAGGGCAGCGAGAGCAGCAACCGCGGCGTGCAATGACGCGATCGTATCGGCGTGCGCCTCGTTGCGCTGCACGACGGGCTGACCAGAGAACCGACTCTGATCGTCGAGGATCCCGGACACCGCGTGAACGATCGGCGCATACGCTCGCCGATTCGCCCAGGCCGAGTCGCTTCCAAAACCGTTGATCGAAACGAGCACCGCACGGGGATTGGCCGTGTGGATCTCGTCCCAGCCGAGTCCGAGTCGTTCCAGCACACCGGGGCGGAAGTTTTCGCACACCAGTTGAGAGCTCGCGATCAGGTCGAGCACGATCTGCGAAGCGCCCGGTTTTTGGAGATCGATCGAGAGCGAACGCTTGCCGACATTGGCAAAGGTCCAGAGGCCGGAGTCTCCGCGGTCGTGCTTCGGCGCAATCTGCCGTACTTCATCGCCGTCGGGCGGCTCGATTTTCAGGACTTCGGCACCCATGTCGCTGAACAGTCGACCGACATACGGCCCCGCGATCACACGGGACAGGTCGACGATTCGGACACCGGAAAGAGGCCCGGGTTCCAACTCCACCACATCTGTCATCGCGTAGATTCTACCCGACCGGAGCGGAGGGTTTTCAACTCACACGGCCGACCTATCCGACGGCACTCGAGTGGAAAACACAGGAGAGGGCCAGAAACGTTCGCAGTTAGCATTTCAGGGGGGGTACCACTGAGCTCCAGGGCGACGGTTCTGACCCTCTACTCCTTAAGTGTCGCCACAGGGGTTTTCGTGACCCGGATTTGTTCAGAACTTGCTCAGCACTCAGCGCAGGTCTGACCGTCGCCTGTGCAGCGGGCGCACTCACCCGGGCGCTCACTGCAGTCAGTCCCTTCGGGAGCGGGACCAAACTCCGTGAAACACTTCGAATTCGCCGCGACGCAAAGGCCCTTTCCGTCGCAATAACCACTACCGTCGCTACACATCGTCCAGAGTGGCGCAGGGTACACCGTATTGAGTCCATCGTAGAGCCGCTTGATGTCTTCGTACAAACACTGGGTCGTACCTTCAATCGTCTGTGCTGCACGACGATAGGCCTTGCACTGGAAGTCGACCGCAATCCGCATGCCGCGGCACCCGTCGGCGAGCTTCCCGTAACTCATCAACTGACACGGCGCGCCCCCGCGCACGTCGAGATGCTGCAACCCGGCCATGTGTCCGTGTTCATGGGCGAGTGCCCATCCTGCGCTAGTTGAGAGTCGACTCCAGCGCCTTTTAACCCAGACGTAGATGCGGGAGTCCAGACTGAACGACGGCCCGGGGCTCGGAGCCAGGTAGACCCCGGGGAAGGAACCTGGAAAAGCAATCTCGCCGCGCGCTCGGTCCGCGCGCGGAAAACGGGGATCCCCTACGCTGTAGTAGGAAACCTCGCCCGCGGCCAGGCGAACCGCACAGGGAACATCGCCATCCCTCGATTCGTCCTGGAGAATGGCCGTTGCCCGCTGAAGGAGCTTGCTCAACGCGATACGCGTTTCTTCGTCGCTCCCCAGCTTGAGATCGTCGCGCAGGTAGTAGTCCAGGAACCAGACGTATTCACGCGCGAATCGGGATGAGGTTCCGGGGTCTTCGAGCCGTGCAGCGCGAACCGGCAGCGCGGTGAACACCGGCAGAAGAACGAGCAGGCAGGCTGCCCACCTGCCCAAGGGGGTAGGCATCGGCTTGGAGATCCTCGCTACAAAACTGGCGCGCCCAGCACGACTCGAACGTGCGACCTTCAGGTCCGCAACCTGACGCTCTATCCATCTGAGCTATGGGCGCGCGAGAAGAAATCCCGTCGATCCGGAAGCTGCTTGGTCCGTATGACGAAAACACCCTTTCCGACGGGGCGGCCAGGGTAGCAAAATGGCGGAGAGAGTGGGATTCGAACCCACGGTACGCGTAAACGCACACACGGTTTCCAACCGTGCGCCTTCAGCCACTCGGCCATCTCTCCAACTCGTTACGAACGATGCCGATCCGGCCCAGTCCAGTAAGACCCCCGGTCATCGCACAATCTGGCGGAGAGGGTGGGATTCGAACCCACGGTAGGTTTCCCTACACTCACTTAGCAGGCGAGCACCTTCAGCCACTCGGCCACCTCTCCAGATGCCCGAAAGATGCCCGCGACCGGGCCCCAATACAAGGGGGACCCACCTCCAGGAGAGCGGGCTAGGGCGCCGCTGGCCCGCAGACAGGCGAGATTCCGGGGCCCTGGCTCTGCAACTGGCGCTCGATCACGACCCAGTCGGGCAGCTGGCAGTCGCTGACTCCCTCATCCGAGGCTCCGACCACATTGCACAGGGTGGGTGCTGAAACGGCCCCGGTAACCCCGGCCAGGAAATTGCGAATCTCGGCCAGGTCGCTCAGATCCACCTGCCCGTCTCCGCTGGCATCCCCGCACTGGCAAGCATCGCCGATCCCGTCCGGACCCGAACCCGCCACGCCTCCGGCATCTTCCTGTCCGGTGTTGTCCTGGTAGGGGCAGTTGTCCCATGCGTCGAGCAGTGGATCGCCATCCGAATTGGGGAACGACTCCAGGAGCGCGACATTGACCTGACCAGAACCGGTATCGGTGTCGATTCCGGGGGGATTGATGTCGATCGCCTGCAACTCGAGTTCAGCCACGAGTTGGGCCACCGTCATATTCGGATCCTGCTGGAGCAAGAGCGCCGCAGCCCCCGCCACGACCGGCGCACAATAGGAGGTGCCGGAAGGGTTGCCCACGACCGTCGACGTGCGATTCGGTCCCGCGATATCGGGCTTCTGCCGGCCATCGTTCGTCGGTCCTCGACTGGAAAAAGCCTCGAGAGGAGCATTGGGATCGTCCCAATCGACCCAGTCGACGGCTGAAACCGAAAAAGCGCCTGAAGTCACCGCGGGGTCGACCGCGCTCGATGCCGGAACTCGATACGTGTGGACCAGATTGTTGCCAATGCTGAACAGAGAAACGTCGAGCGGGGACGTCGGGCCTGACACGTACTTCACGCCCACGTGGTATGGAGCTTCCGAAGAGTTCCAGGCAAAGATGAGGTCCTCTTCCGGCGGCGTCGTACCCGGATGCGTACCGGTCGCTGAGGCCACGAGCGAACCCGAGTCACTGTAGACGTAGAGATCGAGATCGGTCTGCGACACAGGCGAAGAGTACTGGTCCCAATTCAACGCCAGATCGAGGTACTTCCCGTTGGTTCCGGCGCTGATATCGATGCGATTGGTGCTGGCAGAGGTCATCAGCCAGTTGTCGACGTCGATGGTCGCACTCGTGTCGCGCCAGTGCTTGAGTCCGAAATTTCCCGCGGCGACCGACCAGAACACGCCGTCCACGCTGACGGAGTGGTTGACCATGTCCGAGATCGAACCCGTATC
This DNA window, taken from bacterium, encodes the following:
- a CDS encoding MBL fold metallo-hydrolase, which encodes MARRQEQETARGEVTEVDRNILRMELPIQLPGLGHVNCYAIVDSEGAAIVDPGLPGPSSWRALQDRLKQAGLATRNIHSVIITHSHPDHFGGAARFAKEAGAQVIAHRQFSFGPMAAAEQKPEVSVEDVTAQSEAREQDVENDEDSDTRDLPSTPHSHSHSGGSTMQWSEKTPWGGVRPRPPLKTRLRWRVLKAFGRTSIVPNISHPVDHGDVVHLGGREWFVVHTPGHTPDHFCLHDPVDGVFLAGDHVLPTITPHISGLGGSEDNLSSFFYSLDRVSELSHVQKVLPAHGHPFSDLRERSLAIKRHHFDRLDKIKEIAREIGPGTVEAFSKQLFKERSWGPMAESETFAHLEHLRIAGEAERHSDEEGCYVYVI
- the msrB gene encoding peptide-methionine (R)-S-oxide reductase MsrB, coding for MADKVEKSDTEWRAELTPDQYEVTRQQGTEQAFTGKYHDCKIPGTYECVGCRAELFSSEAKYDSGTGWPSFFEPIEPGCVAEHEDHSRGIVRIEVKCKRCEAHLGHVFPDGPQPTGMRYCMNSAALLLKQEG
- a CDS encoding FKBP-type peptidyl-prolyl cis-trans isomerase, which codes for MSQPRTINSRILLAAVLACGACSPQPVTQSPTTDEEKTFYALGLHIAQTFSQFDLTEEELPLVEMGFRDGTLGKEPVVSGEGYGGKLNAMLKKRRATAAAEERKRSAVFLSLRASDPSSIKGDEGWVRQTVKEGTGSVIRKQDIVSVVYEGTLRTGKRIDTSQGRGVDGITTINLETAIPCWTYGLPGTRVGGKYKLFCPADLAHGDVGKPPLVPGGAALIYEFEVVRTITF
- a CDS encoding MBL fold metallo-hydrolase; this encodes MPALPNRPKESELNQWRIGDVTITRVIELETASIGSFVLPDAVPESVQKIDWLKPNFLDADGKLIMSIHALIVESQGKRILVDTCLGNDKKRGVRDWNMRTGPFLQDLAAAGHARESIDRVVCTHLHVDHVGWNTMMLDGKWVPTFPNARYLIGEKEWEYWDKEQGEEFQEIMADSVRPVFDAGLVDLVQADHVLTDEVRLVPTPGHTAGHVSVGISSRGEQAVITGDMIHHPCQMARPDWACAFDYDAEEARKTRLKFLERYADGSVLIVGTHFATPTAGRIVRDGRAYRLDA
- a CDS encoding CoA transferase, producing MTDVVELEPGPLSGVRIVDLSRVIAGPYVGRLFSDMGAEVLKIEPPDGDEVRQIAPKHDRGDSGLWTFANVGKRSLSIDLQKPGASQIVLDLIASSQLVCENFRPGVLERLGLGWDEIHTANPRAVLVSINGFGSDSAWANRRAYAPIVHAVSGILDDQSRFSGQPVVQRNEAHADTIASLHAAVAALAALRTAEATGVGQRVEVPMFDAVLSTYNSLANAFLDPPEDRIMNPIYDAGAHGAIATAGSVQHVWRLLADAQPDLEDPTPEGADLETKVRVRHQAIEAWMTRRPSRESALQRLAESGIACAPVVSLVDAATGSLAKERQLLVEVDDRRGGTRPVVRPPARFSAAENRVRGPAPRRGEHNESVLSEWLGYDSETVRELEERGVLSPPDPV
- a CDS encoding S8 family serine peptidase, yielding MILEPRSHHSSGIDRRKLRRIGGRVSAHSRSFLRVSIPVSAIDRLSELTDVRVARLPLRSVPAGIGSGSVVSEAVTLTDADLLQPQGIDGTGIKIAVVDLEFAGLSSRISSGELPASTISVNYTGSGMEDDGAHGTVVAELVADMAPGAQLYMIRVEDELGLQLAADYARDNDIDIINHSVAWFQGSYYDDTGSISDMVNHSVSVDGVFWSVAAGNFGLKHWRDTSATIDVDNWLMTSASTNRIDISAGTNGKYLDLALNWDQYSSPVSQTDLDLYVYSDSGSLVASATGTHPGTTPPEEDLIFAWNSSEAPYHVGVKYVSGPTSPLDVSLFSIGNNLVHTYRVPASSAVDPAVTSGAFSVSAVDWVDWDDPNAPLEAFSSRGPTNDGRQKPDIAGPNRTSTVVGNPSGTSYCAPVVAGAAALLLQQDPNMTVAQLVAELELQAIDINPPGIDTDTGSGQVNVALLESFPNSDGDPLLDAWDNCPYQDNTGQEDAGGVAGSGPDGIGDACQCGDASGDGQVDLSDLAEIRNFLAGVTGAVSAPTLCNVVGASDEGVSDCQLPDWVVIERQLQSQGPGISPVCGPAAP